A stretch of Saccharomyces eubayanus strain FM1318 chromosome III, whole genome shotgun sequence DNA encodes these proteins:
- the YCP4 gene encoding flavodoxin-like fold family protein has product MVKIAIITYSTYGHIDVLAQAVKKGVEAAGGKADIYRVEETLPDEVLTQMNAPEKPDDIPVATEETLIEYDAFLFGVPTRFGNLPAQWSAFWDKTGGLWAKGSLSGKAAGVFVSTSTYGGGQESTVKACLSYLAHHGIIFLPLGYKNSFAELASIEEVHGGSPWGAGTLAGPDGSRTASPLELRIAEIQGKTFYETTRKLFPVKEAKPSTEKKATASDAAKRQTKPAAAATAEKKEDKGLLSCCTIM; this is encoded by the coding sequence ATGGTTAAGATTGCAATTATCACTTACTCTACCTATGGACACATAGACGTTTTGGCGCAAGCCGTTAAGAAGGGTGTTGAAGCAGCTGGTGGTAAAGCAGATATATACAGGGTCGAAGAAACTTTGCCTGATGAAGTCCTGACTCAAATGAACGCACCTGAAAAGCCTGATGACATTCCTGTGGCTACTGAAGAGACATTGATCGAGTACGATGCCTTCTTGTTCGGTGTTCCAACTAGATTTGGTAATTTGCCTGCTCAATGGTCTGCCTTTTGGGATAAAACCGGCGGGTTATGGGCTAAGGGCTCTTTGAGCGGTAAAGCAGCCGGTGTTTTCGTCAGTACTTCCACTTACGGTGGTGGTCAAGAAAGTACCGTTAAAGCCTGTTTGTCATATCTAGCTCATCACGGTATTATCTTTTTACCATTGGGCTACAAGAACTCCTTCGCCGAATTGGCAAGTATAGAAGAAGTTCATGGTGGCTCTCCATGGGGTGCTGGTACTTTGGCTGGTCCTGATGGTTCAAGAACTGCTTCTCCATTGGAATTGAGAATTGCTGAAATTCAAGGTAAGACATTCTATGAAACTACAAGGAAACTTTTCCCTGTAAAGGAGGCCAAGCCATctactgaaaagaaggcaACTGCCTCTGACGCTGCTAAAAGACAAACCAAacctgctgctgctgcaactgcagaaaagaaggaagataAAGGGTTGTTGTCTTGCTGCACTATTATGTAA
- the CIT2 gene encoding citrate (Si)-synthase CIT2 encodes MTVPYLNSGRNVASYLQTQSHQEKTLKERFSEIYPSHAQDVKQFVKEHGKTKISDVLLEQVYGGMRGVPGSVWEGSELDAEEGIRFRGRTIADIQKELPKARGSSQPLPEALFWLLLTGEVPTQAQVENLSADLMSRSELPHHVVQLLDNLPKDLHPMAQLSIAVTALESESKFAKAYAQGISKQDYWSYTFEDSLDLLGKLPVIAAKIYRNVFKDGKMGEVDPNADYGKNLVNLIGSKDEDFVDLMRLYLTIHSDHEGGNVSAHTSHLVGSALSSPYLSLASGLNGLAGPLHGRANQEVLEWLFALKEEVNDDYSKETIEKYLWDTLNSGRVIPGYGHAVLRKTDPRYMAQREFALDHFPDYELFKLVSSIFEVAPAVLTEHGKTKNPWPNVDAHSGVLLQYYGLKESSFYTVLFGVSRAFGILAQLITDRAIGASIERPKSYSTEKYKELVKNVESKL; translated from the coding sequence atgacagtTCCTTATTTAAATTCAGGCAGAAATGTTGCATCTTACTTACAAACACAATcacatcaagaaaagacttTGAAGGAGAGATTCAGTGAAATCTACCCCTCTCATGCTCAAGACGTAAAACAGTTCGTCAAGGAGCACgggaaaacaaaaattagTGATGTTCTACTAGAGCAAGTATACGGTGGTATGAGAGGTGTTCCAGGAAGCGTATGGGAAGGTTCAGAATTGGATGCAGAGGAAGGTATTCGTTTCAGAGGCCGTACGATTGCTGACATTCAGAAGGAATTGCCAAAGGCAAGGGGAAGCTCACAACCTCTACCAGAGGCTTTATTTTGGTTATTATTGACCGGTGAAGTTCCTACTCAAGCGCAAGTGGAAAATTTATCCGCTGATCTAATGTCTAGATCAGAATTGCCTCATCATGTCGTACAGCTTTTAGATAATTTACCAAAGGACTTGCATCCAATGGCTCAATTATCGATAGCAGTGACCGCCTTGGAAAGTGAATCCAAATTTGCCAAGGCTTATGCTCAAGGTATCTCCAAGCAAGACTATTGGAGTTacacttttgaagattcATTAGATTTGTTGGGTAAACTACCAGTTATTGCTGCTAAAATTTATCGTAACGTGTTTAAAGACGGCAAGATGGGCGAAGTGGACCCAAACGCTGATTATGGTAAGAACTTAGTCAACCTGATCGGCtcaaaagatgaagattttgTGGATTTAATGAGATTGTATTTGACCATTCACTCAGATCATGAAGGTGGTAACGTATCTGCCCATACATCTCACCTAGTGGGATCTGCATTGTCCTCTCCTTATTTGTCCCTTGCATCGGGTTTAAATGGGTTGGCTGGTCCATTACACGGACGTGCTAACCAAGAAGTCCTAGAATGGTTATTTGCactcaaagaagaagtcaaTGATGACTACTCTAAAGaaactattgaaaaatatttatgGGACACCCTGAATTCAGGTAGAGTCATTCCTGGTTACGGCCATGCCGTGCTGAGGAAAACAGACCCTCGTTACATGGCTCAACGTGAATTTGCTTTGGATCATTTCCCAGATTACGAGCTATTTAAGTTGGTCTCATCGATATTTGAAGTAGCACCAGCCGTGTTAACCGAACACGGTAAGACTAAGAACCCATGGCCAAACGTGGATGCCCATTCAGGTGTCCTGTTACAATATTACGGCTTAAAGGAATCGTCATTCTATACCGTTTTATTCGGGGTTTCAAGAGCGTTTGGTATTCTAGCTCAATTGATTACCGACAGAGCTATAGGTGCTTCAATTGAAAGACCTAAATCATACTCtactgaaaaatacaaagaaTTAGTCAAGAACGTTGAAAGTAAACTATAA